One stretch of Cyclopterus lumpus isolate fCycLum1 chromosome 10, fCycLum1.pri, whole genome shotgun sequence DNA includes these proteins:
- the sept6 gene encoding septin-6 isoform X2 → MASTEIARQAGEGARAVPLAGHVGFDSMPDQLVNKSVNHGFCFNILCVGETGLGKSTLMDTLFNTKFEGEPTQHNQPGVTLKSNTYELQESNVRLKLTVVNTVGFGDQINKEDSYKSIVEFIDAQFEAYLQEELKIKRTLHSYHDTRIHACLYFIAPTGHSLKSLDLVTMKKLDSKVNIIPIVAKSDAISKSELAKFKIKITSELVSNGVQIYQFPTDDESVAEINSTMNSHLPFAVVGSTEEVKIGNKMVKARQYPWGTVQVENENHCDFVKLREMLIRVNMEDLREQTHTRHYELYRRCKLEEMGFKDTDPDSKPFSLQETYEAKRNEFMGELQKKEEEMRQMFVQRVKEKEAELKEAEKELHEKFDRLKKLHQDEKKKVEDKRKSLDDELNMFKQKKTAAELLQNQAQQAGGSTTLKRDKERKN, encoded by the exons ATGGCGTCAACTGAGATAGCGAGGCAAGCG GGTGAAGGTGCTCGTGCTGTACCTCTGGCAGGCCATGTCGGCTTTGACAGCATGCCAGATCAGCTTGTGAACAAATCTGTCAACCACGGATTCTGTTTCAACATCCTCTGTGTTG GCGAGACGGGTCTGGGGAAGTCCACCCTCATGGACACATTGTTCAACACTAAGTTTGAGGGCGAGCCCACCCAGCACAACCAGCCTGGAGTCACGCTCAAATCAAACACCTATGAGCTCCAGGAGAGTAACGTGCGCCTCAAACTCACTGTCGTCAACACTGTAGGCTTCGGAGACCAGATTAACAAAGAAGACAG CTACAAATCTATCGTGGAGTTCATTGATGCCCAGTTTGAAGCATATTTACAAGAGGAGCTGAAAATAAAGCGCACGCTACACAGCTACCACGACACCCGCATCCACGCATGCCTGTACTTCATCGCTCCCACGGGACACTCGCTCAAATCCCTGGACTTGGTGACCATGAAGAAACTTGATAGCAAG GTCAACATCATCCCAATCGTTGCCAAGTCGGACGCCATCTCCAAGAGCGAGCTGGCGAAgtttaaaatcaaaatcacCAGTGAGCTGGTGAGCAACGGAGTGCAGATCTACCAGTTCCCCACTGATGATGAGTCTGTGGCAGAGATCAACTCCACCATGAAC AGCCATTTGCCATTTGCCGTGGTGGGGAGcacggaggaggtgaagattGGGAACAAGATGGTGAAGGCCCGGCAGTACCCCTGGGGGACGGTGCAGG TGGAAAATGAGAATCACTGTGACTTCGTCAAGCTGCGAGAAATGCTGATTAGAGTGAACATGGAGGACCTGCGAGAGCAGACTCACACGCGCCACTATGAACTCTACCGCCGCTGCAAACTGGAGGAGATGGGTTTTAAAGATACAGACCCTGACAGCAAGCCCTTCAG TCTTCAGGAGACGTACGAAGCGAAGAGGAACGAGTTCATGGGTGAGCtacagaaaaaagaagaagaaatgaggCAAATGTTTGtccaaagagtcaaagagaagGAGGCCGAGCTCaaagaagcagagaaagag CTGCATGAGAAGTTTGACCGCCTGAAGAAGCTTCACCaggatgagaaaaagaaagtggaggacaagaggaagtcTCTGGACGACGagctcaacatgttcaaacagaAAAAGACTGCTGCAGAGCTCTTGCAGAACCAAGCCCAGCAGGCAGGGGGCTCCACCACGCTCAAGAGggacaaagagaggaaaaa TTAA
- the sept6 gene encoding septin-6 isoform X1 codes for MASTEIARQAGEGARAVPLAGHVGFDSMPDQLVNKSVNHGFCFNILCVGETGLGKSTLMDTLFNTKFEGEPTQHNQPGVTLKSNTYELQESNVRLKLTVVNTVGFGDQINKEDSYKSIVEFIDAQFEAYLQEELKIKRTLHSYHDTRIHACLYFIAPTGHSLKSLDLVTMKKLDSKVNIIPIVAKSDAISKSELAKFKIKITSELVSNGVQIYQFPTDDESVAEINSTMNSHLPFAVVGSTEEVKIGNKMVKARQYPWGTVQVENENHCDFVKLREMLIRVNMEDLREQTHTRHYELYRRCKLEEMGFKDTDPDSKPFSLQETYEAKRNEFMGELQKKEEEMRQMFVQRVKEKEAELKEAEKELHEKFDRLKKLHQDEKKKVEDKRKSLDDELNMFKQKKTAAELLQNQAQQAGGSTTLKRDKERKNFF; via the exons ATGGCGTCAACTGAGATAGCGAGGCAAGCG GGTGAAGGTGCTCGTGCTGTACCTCTGGCAGGCCATGTCGGCTTTGACAGCATGCCAGATCAGCTTGTGAACAAATCTGTCAACCACGGATTCTGTTTCAACATCCTCTGTGTTG GCGAGACGGGTCTGGGGAAGTCCACCCTCATGGACACATTGTTCAACACTAAGTTTGAGGGCGAGCCCACCCAGCACAACCAGCCTGGAGTCACGCTCAAATCAAACACCTATGAGCTCCAGGAGAGTAACGTGCGCCTCAAACTCACTGTCGTCAACACTGTAGGCTTCGGAGACCAGATTAACAAAGAAGACAG CTACAAATCTATCGTGGAGTTCATTGATGCCCAGTTTGAAGCATATTTACAAGAGGAGCTGAAAATAAAGCGCACGCTACACAGCTACCACGACACCCGCATCCACGCATGCCTGTACTTCATCGCTCCCACGGGACACTCGCTCAAATCCCTGGACTTGGTGACCATGAAGAAACTTGATAGCAAG GTCAACATCATCCCAATCGTTGCCAAGTCGGACGCCATCTCCAAGAGCGAGCTGGCGAAgtttaaaatcaaaatcacCAGTGAGCTGGTGAGCAACGGAGTGCAGATCTACCAGTTCCCCACTGATGATGAGTCTGTGGCAGAGATCAACTCCACCATGAAC AGCCATTTGCCATTTGCCGTGGTGGGGAGcacggaggaggtgaagattGGGAACAAGATGGTGAAGGCCCGGCAGTACCCCTGGGGGACGGTGCAGG TGGAAAATGAGAATCACTGTGACTTCGTCAAGCTGCGAGAAATGCTGATTAGAGTGAACATGGAGGACCTGCGAGAGCAGACTCACACGCGCCACTATGAACTCTACCGCCGCTGCAAACTGGAGGAGATGGGTTTTAAAGATACAGACCCTGACAGCAAGCCCTTCAG TCTTCAGGAGACGTACGAAGCGAAGAGGAACGAGTTCATGGGTGAGCtacagaaaaaagaagaagaaatgaggCAAATGTTTGtccaaagagtcaaagagaagGAGGCCGAGCTCaaagaagcagagaaagag CTGCATGAGAAGTTTGACCGCCTGAAGAAGCTTCACCaggatgagaaaaagaaagtggaggacaagaggaagtcTCTGGACGACGagctcaacatgttcaaacagaAAAAGACTGCTGCAGAGCTCTTGCAGAACCAAGCCCAGCAGGCAGGGGGCTCCACCACGCTCAAGAGggacaaagagaggaaaaa ctTCTTTTAA
- the sept6 gene encoding septin-6 isoform X3, with protein sequence MASTEIARQAGEGARAVPLAGHVGFDSMPDQLVNKSVNHGFCFNILCVGETGLGKSTLMDTLFNTKFEGEPTQHNQPGVTLKSNTYELQESNVRLKLTVVNTVGFGDQINKEDSYKSIVEFIDAQFEAYLQEELKIKRTLHSYHDTRIHACLYFIAPTGHSLKSLDLVTMKKLDSKVNIIPIVAKSDAISKSELAKFKIKITSELVSNGVQIYQFPTDDESVAEINSTMNSHLPFAVVGSTEEVKIGNKMVKARQYPWGTVQVENENHCDFVKLREMLIRVNMEDLREQTHTRHYELYRRCKLEEMGFKDTDPDSKPFSLQETYEAKRNEFMGELQKKEEEMRQMFVQRVKEKEAELKEAEKELHEKFDRLKKLHQDEKKKVEDKRKSLDDELNMFKQKKTAAELLQNQAQQAGGSTTLKRDKERKN encoded by the exons ATGGCGTCAACTGAGATAGCGAGGCAAGCG GGTGAAGGTGCTCGTGCTGTACCTCTGGCAGGCCATGTCGGCTTTGACAGCATGCCAGATCAGCTTGTGAACAAATCTGTCAACCACGGATTCTGTTTCAACATCCTCTGTGTTG GCGAGACGGGTCTGGGGAAGTCCACCCTCATGGACACATTGTTCAACACTAAGTTTGAGGGCGAGCCCACCCAGCACAACCAGCCTGGAGTCACGCTCAAATCAAACACCTATGAGCTCCAGGAGAGTAACGTGCGCCTCAAACTCACTGTCGTCAACACTGTAGGCTTCGGAGACCAGATTAACAAAGAAGACAG CTACAAATCTATCGTGGAGTTCATTGATGCCCAGTTTGAAGCATATTTACAAGAGGAGCTGAAAATAAAGCGCACGCTACACAGCTACCACGACACCCGCATCCACGCATGCCTGTACTTCATCGCTCCCACGGGACACTCGCTCAAATCCCTGGACTTGGTGACCATGAAGAAACTTGATAGCAAG GTCAACATCATCCCAATCGTTGCCAAGTCGGACGCCATCTCCAAGAGCGAGCTGGCGAAgtttaaaatcaaaatcacCAGTGAGCTGGTGAGCAACGGAGTGCAGATCTACCAGTTCCCCACTGATGATGAGTCTGTGGCAGAGATCAACTCCACCATGAAC AGCCATTTGCCATTTGCCGTGGTGGGGAGcacggaggaggtgaagattGGGAACAAGATGGTGAAGGCCCGGCAGTACCCCTGGGGGACGGTGCAGG TGGAAAATGAGAATCACTGTGACTTCGTCAAGCTGCGAGAAATGCTGATTAGAGTGAACATGGAGGACCTGCGAGAGCAGACTCACACGCGCCACTATGAACTCTACCGCCGCTGCAAACTGGAGGAGATGGGTTTTAAAGATACAGACCCTGACAGCAAGCCCTTCAG TCTTCAGGAGACGTACGAAGCGAAGAGGAACGAGTTCATGGGTGAGCtacagaaaaaagaagaagaaatgaggCAAATGTTTGtccaaagagtcaaagagaagGAGGCCGAGCTCaaagaagcagagaaagag CTGCATGAGAAGTTTGACCGCCTGAAGAAGCTTCACCaggatgagaaaaagaaagtggaggacaagaggaagtcTCTGGACGACGagctcaacatgttcaaacagaAAAAGACTGCTGCAGAGCTCTTGCAGAACCAAGCCCAGCAGGCAGGGGGCTCCACCACGCTCAAGAGggacaaagagaggaaaaa CTGA
- the nkrf gene encoding NF-kappa-B-repressing factor isoform X1: MAEGTGIGEMPSFDPSPSSEAKKRPTSSDGRDEPMRKMPMSKFGSRPRFEPVHFVSGGSSGGTGTDEKENDKERRRSESFGARQWDSERSTYGGTSRAQGSSSLRPSFDRVPSYNSDSWSSHRDREICSGSASGLGYGGRWPSSNFMVKTEQDYSAKYETHSSRGSDSFSQSHRYNGYGGGSTSGGWDSGRQGLGYGHLDRPASSRPFSRVYNSPGRSSPTTSQAVSSSQPIPISQPIMDEKQRLISNVASALAVAFMDPMFITGSESPNYNFMLSRSIQACKTNPEYIYVNLKDIPQSDLPKNRKVPTDGYACELRCQGVYLATGYSGSKNGARDRASEQAVKLFLKTVEVRVVQRKYRHSVVNDIVVCQMQSPTPGFLPALRNPEDKPTPSSKGQYEPDQRKHWTEFVVMDNAHDAICILNNSAAFNRMKIDYKFDLLPNNSAWLCSVFLQGELVSQSTGTKKSSKHSAAEDAVRKLRMNQAQRQQEEQQQQQQQQQQQQQQQQQHQQLSQYSRGNSQLDSGGRFGPQVGKKKHLSELVILENSDNAICIINDTAQFNKVTADYKFTVLPDHRWRCEVYLEGQYVAAGLGPKKVVKHIAAKEALTTLRQTQAVVKSNLRKEGHCDAISRSQILARSGQEAIKQEIKEDNIGNQLLRKMGWKGGGLGRDGEGIAEPIRVKEQFSREGFGMDTNKAGNQLSKRDIENIIRNYASSDRQDDLRFSTDLTNDERKQIHQISQKYGLRSKSYGQGRQRFLIVSRKVHKDQLIGQLLQEGQVGRYELVKPQAIH, encoded by the exons ATGGCAGAAGGGACTGGCATTGGCGAAATGCCCTCCTTTGACCCAAGTCCTAGTTCTGAAGCAAAAAAGAGACCTACTTCTTCTGATGGCA GAGACGAGCCCATGAGGAAAATGCCTATGTCAAAATTTGGTTCCCGACCTCGATTTGAGCCTGTACACTTTGTCAGTGGTGGAAGTAGCGGAGGAACTGGCACTGATGAGAAGGAAAACGATAAGGAGCGCAGGAGGAGTGAGTCGTTTGGTGCGAGACAGTGGGACTCTGAACGCTCTACCTACGGCGGCACCAGCAGAGCGCAGGGCTCCTCCTCCCTGAGGCCTTCTTTTGACAGAGTGCCATCATACAATTCTGACTCTTGGAGTTcccatagagacagagagatttGTTCAGGTAGCGCAAGTGGGTTGGGGTATGGAGGACGTTGGCCTAGTTCAAACTTTATGGTAAAAACAGAGCAGGACTACTCCGCCAAGTATGAAACCCACTCCTCTCGAGGTTCAGATTCCTTTTCTCAGTCCCACAGATACAATGGATACGGGGGAGGGAGCACATCAGGAGGCTGGGATTCAGGGCGTCAGGGTTTGGGATACGGTCATCTGGACCGGCCGGCATCAAGCAGGCCATTCAGCAGAGTCTACAACAGCCCAGGCAGGAGCAGTCCCACCACTTCTCAGGCCGTCTCTTCATCACAGCCTATTCCAATATCTCAGCCAATAATGGATGAGAAGCAAAGGCTGATTTCCAATGTAGCGTCTGCATTGGCTGTTGCGTTTATGGACCCAATGTTCATTACTGGAAGTGAATCGCCAAACTATAATTTCATGTTGAGCCGCAGCATTCAGGCTTGCAAGACTAATCCCGAGTATATTTATGTCAACTTGAAGGATATTCCTCAATCCGACCTACCGAAGAATAGGAAAGTACCAACCGATGGTTACGCCTGTGAATTGAGATGTCAGGGTGTGTATCTTGCCACCGGATACTCTGGGAGTAAAAATGGAGCAAGGGACCGGGCCTCTGAGCAGGCTGTTAAACTCTTCCTGAAAACGGTGGAGGTTCGTGTGGTGCAGCGCAAATATAGACACTCTGTAGTCAATGACATAGTTGTGTGCCAGATGCAGAGCCCAACCCCCGGCTTTTTGCCTGCACTCCGAAACCCAGAGGATAAACCGACACCCAGCTCTAAGGGACAATACGAGCCTGACCAACGGAAGCACTGGACAGAGTTTGTGGTTATGGACAATGCTCATGACGCCATCTGCATACTCAACAACTCTGCAGCTTTTAATCGCATGAAGATAGACTATAAGTTTGACCTCCTCCCCAACAACAGTGCTTGGCTGTGCAGTGTTTTCCTGCAGGGTGAGCTGGTGTCGCAGTCAACGGGTACCAAAAAGAGCTCAAAGCATTCAGCGGCTGAAGATGCTGTGAGGAAACTTCGGATGAACCAGGCGCAACGAcaacaggaggagcagcagcagcagcaacaacaacagcagcagcagcaacagcaacagcagcagcaccaacaACTATCACAATACTCCAGAGGAAATAGTCAATTAGATTCTGGTGGACGCTTTGGACCACAGGTTGGCAAAAAGAAGCATCTGAGTGAGTTGGTCATCCTGGAAAACTCTGACAATGCAATCTGTATCATTAATGACACAGCTCAGTTTAATAAAGTGACTGCTGATTACAAGTTCACAGTTCTGCCTGATCATCGATGGAGGTGTGAGGTTTATTTGGAAGGACAGTATGTAGCAGCCGGACTTGGGCCGAAGAAAGTTGTGAAGCACATTGCAGCAAAGGAGGCCTTGACCACCTTGAGGCAGACACAGGCTGTGGTCAAATCCAACCTCAGAAAGGAGGGTCACTGTGACGCCATATCACGATCCCAGATCCTGGCTCGCTCCGGTCAGGAGGCCATAAAGCAGGAGATTAAGGAAGACAACATCGGAAACCAGCTGCTCCGCAAGATGGGCTGGAAAGGAGGTGGTCTGGGCAGAGACGGGGAAGGGATCGCAGAACCTATCAGAGTGAAGGAGCAGTTCTCCAGAGAAGGTTTTGGTATGGACACGAACAAAGCCGGAAACCAGCTCAGCAAGCGTGACATTGAGAACATCATTCGTAACTACGCTAGTTCAGACCGTCAGGACGACCTTCGATTCTCCACTGACCTCACCAACGACGAACGCAAGCAGATCCACCAGATATCTCAGAAATACGGCCTACGAAGCAAGTCGTACGGACAGGGACGGCAGCGGTTCCTTATTGTCAGTCGCAAAGTACACAAAGACCAGCTTATTGGTCAGCTTTTACAGGAGGGACAGGTGGGACGGTACGAGCTCGTGAAACCTCAGGCCATTCACTGA
- the nkrf gene encoding NF-kappa-B-repressing factor isoform X2, translating into MKSHLQTGDEPMRKMPMSKFGSRPRFEPVHFVSGGSSGGTGTDEKENDKERRRSESFGARQWDSERSTYGGTSRAQGSSSLRPSFDRVPSYNSDSWSSHRDREICSGSASGLGYGGRWPSSNFMVKTEQDYSAKYETHSSRGSDSFSQSHRYNGYGGGSTSGGWDSGRQGLGYGHLDRPASSRPFSRVYNSPGRSSPTTSQAVSSSQPIPISQPIMDEKQRLISNVASALAVAFMDPMFITGSESPNYNFMLSRSIQACKTNPEYIYVNLKDIPQSDLPKNRKVPTDGYACELRCQGVYLATGYSGSKNGARDRASEQAVKLFLKTVEVRVVQRKYRHSVVNDIVVCQMQSPTPGFLPALRNPEDKPTPSSKGQYEPDQRKHWTEFVVMDNAHDAICILNNSAAFNRMKIDYKFDLLPNNSAWLCSVFLQGELVSQSTGTKKSSKHSAAEDAVRKLRMNQAQRQQEEQQQQQQQQQQQQQQQQQHQQLSQYSRGNSQLDSGGRFGPQVGKKKHLSELVILENSDNAICIINDTAQFNKVTADYKFTVLPDHRWRCEVYLEGQYVAAGLGPKKVVKHIAAKEALTTLRQTQAVVKSNLRKEGHCDAISRSQILARSGQEAIKQEIKEDNIGNQLLRKMGWKGGGLGRDGEGIAEPIRVKEQFSREGFGMDTNKAGNQLSKRDIENIIRNYASSDRQDDLRFSTDLTNDERKQIHQISQKYGLRSKSYGQGRQRFLIVSRKVHKDQLIGQLLQEGQVGRYELVKPQAIH; encoded by the exons atgaaatcGCACCTTCAAACAG GAGACGAGCCCATGAGGAAAATGCCTATGTCAAAATTTGGTTCCCGACCTCGATTTGAGCCTGTACACTTTGTCAGTGGTGGAAGTAGCGGAGGAACTGGCACTGATGAGAAGGAAAACGATAAGGAGCGCAGGAGGAGTGAGTCGTTTGGTGCGAGACAGTGGGACTCTGAACGCTCTACCTACGGCGGCACCAGCAGAGCGCAGGGCTCCTCCTCCCTGAGGCCTTCTTTTGACAGAGTGCCATCATACAATTCTGACTCTTGGAGTTcccatagagacagagagatttGTTCAGGTAGCGCAAGTGGGTTGGGGTATGGAGGACGTTGGCCTAGTTCAAACTTTATGGTAAAAACAGAGCAGGACTACTCCGCCAAGTATGAAACCCACTCCTCTCGAGGTTCAGATTCCTTTTCTCAGTCCCACAGATACAATGGATACGGGGGAGGGAGCACATCAGGAGGCTGGGATTCAGGGCGTCAGGGTTTGGGATACGGTCATCTGGACCGGCCGGCATCAAGCAGGCCATTCAGCAGAGTCTACAACAGCCCAGGCAGGAGCAGTCCCACCACTTCTCAGGCCGTCTCTTCATCACAGCCTATTCCAATATCTCAGCCAATAATGGATGAGAAGCAAAGGCTGATTTCCAATGTAGCGTCTGCATTGGCTGTTGCGTTTATGGACCCAATGTTCATTACTGGAAGTGAATCGCCAAACTATAATTTCATGTTGAGCCGCAGCATTCAGGCTTGCAAGACTAATCCCGAGTATATTTATGTCAACTTGAAGGATATTCCTCAATCCGACCTACCGAAGAATAGGAAAGTACCAACCGATGGTTACGCCTGTGAATTGAGATGTCAGGGTGTGTATCTTGCCACCGGATACTCTGGGAGTAAAAATGGAGCAAGGGACCGGGCCTCTGAGCAGGCTGTTAAACTCTTCCTGAAAACGGTGGAGGTTCGTGTGGTGCAGCGCAAATATAGACACTCTGTAGTCAATGACATAGTTGTGTGCCAGATGCAGAGCCCAACCCCCGGCTTTTTGCCTGCACTCCGAAACCCAGAGGATAAACCGACACCCAGCTCTAAGGGACAATACGAGCCTGACCAACGGAAGCACTGGACAGAGTTTGTGGTTATGGACAATGCTCATGACGCCATCTGCATACTCAACAACTCTGCAGCTTTTAATCGCATGAAGATAGACTATAAGTTTGACCTCCTCCCCAACAACAGTGCTTGGCTGTGCAGTGTTTTCCTGCAGGGTGAGCTGGTGTCGCAGTCAACGGGTACCAAAAAGAGCTCAAAGCATTCAGCGGCTGAAGATGCTGTGAGGAAACTTCGGATGAACCAGGCGCAACGAcaacaggaggagcagcagcagcagcaacaacaacagcagcagcagcaacagcaacagcagcagcaccaacaACTATCACAATACTCCAGAGGAAATAGTCAATTAGATTCTGGTGGACGCTTTGGACCACAGGTTGGCAAAAAGAAGCATCTGAGTGAGTTGGTCATCCTGGAAAACTCTGACAATGCAATCTGTATCATTAATGACACAGCTCAGTTTAATAAAGTGACTGCTGATTACAAGTTCACAGTTCTGCCTGATCATCGATGGAGGTGTGAGGTTTATTTGGAAGGACAGTATGTAGCAGCCGGACTTGGGCCGAAGAAAGTTGTGAAGCACATTGCAGCAAAGGAGGCCTTGACCACCTTGAGGCAGACACAGGCTGTGGTCAAATCCAACCTCAGAAAGGAGGGTCACTGTGACGCCATATCACGATCCCAGATCCTGGCTCGCTCCGGTCAGGAGGCCATAAAGCAGGAGATTAAGGAAGACAACATCGGAAACCAGCTGCTCCGCAAGATGGGCTGGAAAGGAGGTGGTCTGGGCAGAGACGGGGAAGGGATCGCAGAACCTATCAGAGTGAAGGAGCAGTTCTCCAGAGAAGGTTTTGGTATGGACACGAACAAAGCCGGAAACCAGCTCAGCAAGCGTGACATTGAGAACATCATTCGTAACTACGCTAGTTCAGACCGTCAGGACGACCTTCGATTCTCCACTGACCTCACCAACGACGAACGCAAGCAGATCCACCAGATATCTCAGAAATACGGCCTACGAAGCAAGTCGTACGGACAGGGACGGCAGCGGTTCCTTATTGTCAGTCGCAAAGTACACAAAGACCAGCTTATTGGTCAGCTTTTACAGGAGGGACAGGTGGGACGGTACGAGCTCGTGAAACCTCAGGCCATTCACTGA
- the ube2a gene encoding ubiquitin-conjugating enzyme E2 A, translating to MSTPARRRLMRDFKRLQEDPPAGVSGAPSENNIMVWNAVIFGPEGTPFEDGTFKLTIEFTEEYPNKPPTVRFVSKMFHPNVYADGSICLDILQNRWSPTYDVSSILTSIQSLLDEPNPNSPANSQAAQLYQENKREYEKRVSAIVEQSWRDC from the exons ATGTCAACTCCAGCAAGACGACGTTTAATGAGAGATTTTAAACG ACTGCAAGAGGATCCTCCAGCTGGAGTTAGTGGGGCACCATCAGAGAACAATATCATGGTATGGAATGCTGTCATTTTTGG ACCTGAGGGAACACCTTTTGAAGATG GAACCTTCAAACTTACCATTGAATTCACAGAGGAATATCCAAATAAACCTCCAACAGTGCGATTTGTCTCAAAAATGTTTCATCCAAATG TGTATGCCGACGGCAGCATATGCTTAGATATACTTCAGAATCGTTGGAGTCCAACCTACGATGTCTCTTCAATCTTAACTTCAATACAG TCTTTACTGGATGAGCCAAACCCAAACAGTCCAGCCAACAGCCAAGCAGCCCAGCTGTACCAGGAAAACAAGCGGGAGTACGAGAAGAGGGTTTCTGCTATTGTTGAACAGAGTTGGCGTGACTGTTGA